A single Montipora foliosa isolate CH-2021 chromosome 7, ASM3666993v2, whole genome shotgun sequence DNA region contains:
- the LOC138009465 gene encoding uncharacterized protein isoform X2, giving the protein MDEEGASKDVIAKMIETNNQTMMKSMEQLFQKSIDELKRSHVDSSDAQIREIKQLKMEEPRRFKKKANEDQFRFNAKIQDTLEETKAAAQVNALDKVKDSLQKDVFQHGVWKDVGNLEHPDLRNLADRMKSTVLMSRATGTVDGYTRAFNKWKEFASRWGEVTSFPAEPLSGGPLFTVLIRNY; this is encoded by the exons ATGGATGAAGAGGGCGCTTCGAAAGACGTCATTGCTAAAATGATAGAAACCAACAACCAGACCATGATGAAATCAATGGAGCAGCTTTTCCAGAAATCGATAGACGAGTTAAAAAGATCGCACGTGGACTCGTCAGACGCTCAGATTCGTGAGATCAAGCAACTTAAAATGGAAGAACCAAGGCGTTTTAAAAAGAAAGCGAATGAAGATCAATTCAGGTTTAACGCGAAGATTCAGGACACCTTAGAGGAAACTAAAGCAGCCGCTCAAGTGAATGCTCTGGACAAAGTTAAGGACTCGCTCCAGAAAG atgtgTTCCAGCACGGAGTCTGGAAGGATGTCGGAAATCTAGAGCACCCCGATTTGAGGAATTTGGCTGATAGAATGAAATCTACTGTTCTAATGTCCAGGGCTACCGGCACTGTCGACGGATACACGCGAGCGTTCAACAAGTGGAAAGAGTTTGCCTCGCGTTGGGGCGAAGTTACTTCTTTTCCGGCTGAGCCGCTTTCGGGTGGCCCTTTATTTACAGTACTTATTAGAAACTACTAG
- the LOC138009465 gene encoding uncharacterized protein isoform X1 yields MDCCSPAGEKCRAESFLSTAMDEEGASKDVIAKMIETNNQTMMKSMEQLFQKSIDELKRSHVDSSDAQIREIKQLKMEEPRRFKKKANEDQFRFNAKIQDTLEETKAAAQVNALDKVKDSLQKDVFQHGVWKDVGNLEHPDLRNLADRMKSTVLMSRATGTVDGYTRAFNKWKEFASRWGEVTSFPAEPLSGGPLFTVLIRNY; encoded by the exons ATGGATTGCTGTTCTCCCGCAGGAGAAAAGTGTCGCGCGGAG TCTTTTCTTTCAACTGCCATGGATGAAGAGGGCGCTTCGAAAGACGTCATTGCTAAAATGATAGAAACCAACAACCAGACCATGATGAAATCAATGGAGCAGCTTTTCCAGAAATCGATAGACGAGTTAAAAAGATCGCACGTGGACTCGTCAGACGCTCAGATTCGTGAGATCAAGCAACTTAAAATGGAAGAACCAAGGCGTTTTAAAAAGAAAGCGAATGAAGATCAATTCAGGTTTAACGCGAAGATTCAGGACACCTTAGAGGAAACTAAAGCAGCCGCTCAAGTGAATGCTCTGGACAAAGTTAAGGACTCGCTCCAGAAAG atgtgTTCCAGCACGGAGTCTGGAAGGATGTCGGAAATCTAGAGCACCCCGATTTGAGGAATTTGGCTGATAGAATGAAATCTACTGTTCTAATGTCCAGGGCTACCGGCACTGTCGACGGATACACGCGAGCGTTCAACAAGTGGAAAGAGTTTGCCTCGCGTTGGGGCGAAGTTACTTCTTTTCCGGCTGAGCCGCTTTCGGGTGGCCCTTTATTTACAGTACTTATTAGAAACTACTAG